In Sediminitomix flava, the genomic stretch CCTTATGATACAACAGACCAAAGAGAGCAAAGCCAAGTAGACTATGAAAAAGAGTATAAAAAATACACAGACTTGCCAATTCCTTCTCTTACAGATGTCACCTATCATATTGATATTTTCCCGCATCAGAGAGATGTTTTTGTAAAAGCTGATTTGAAGTTGGTCAATAAGCAAGAGAACCCAATCGATACACTATTATACGTTTATAGTGACGATTGGAAACCAACCTTTGAAATCCCAAATAGTAAAGAGATTTTCCATAATGAAGACGATGGAGTGATCATGTTCCAACTTGATCAAACTCTTGAACAAGGAGACACTATTGATCTTGTATTGAAGACGGAATATGTTACTGAGGGCTTCCAAAATGGTAGAGGAAATACGTCTATAGTTAAAAACGGAACCTTCATTAATAATTTGACCATTTTACCTAAACTAGGGTATTATGAAGGTATTGAAATCTCTGACAAGAATAAACGTAAGAAGTATGACTTGCCAGAAAAAGAGCAAATGCCAGAGCTGCAAGCTGATTGTTCAGAGACATGCTTACGCAACTACCTATCAAACGGTCGTTCTGATTGGGTGAATGCTCAAACTTTTATATCTACTTCAGATGATCAAATTGCTGTTGCTCCAGGAAGTTTAGTAAAAGAATGGACAAAAGAAGGTCGAAAATACTACCACTACAAAGTAGATCACCCTTCATTAGATTTTGCATCGTTTGTATCTGCTCAGTTTGAAGTCAAAAAGAAGAAGTGGAATGATGTGGATATCGAAATCTATTACGATAAAGATCACGGACAGAATGTAGATGTCATGATCGATGCCGTAGAGCGTTCATTAATCTACTACTCAGAAAACTTTGCCCCTTACGAGCACAAACAAGCTCGTATTATCGAGTTTCCAAGATACAGTACTTTCGCGCAGGCATTCCCCGGTACAATGCCATATTCTGAAGCCTTTGGTTTTATCATCAACTTAGAAGATGAAACAGAAAATAATGTCATAGATGCAGTGATTGCTCACGAAATGGCACACCAATGGTGGGCTCATCAAGAAATTGGTGCAGAGATGGAAGGCGGTACAATGCTGACAGAAGCCTTTGCTGAATATTCCTCTTTAATGGTCATGAAATCAATATCTGATGACATGAAAATGAAGAAATTCTTGAAATATGACTTCAACAGATATTTGAGAGGTAGATCAAGTGAAGTTGAAAAAGAGAAACCACTTTATAAAGCAAACAGTGATCAAGGATATATCCATTACGGAAAAGGTAGTGTGGTACTTTATGCCCTACAAGACTACATCGGAGAAGAAAATGTCAATCTTGCTTTAAGAGACTTCTTGGGAGAATTCAGGTATAAAGAACCTCCTTATCCGACTTCTTTAGACTTCCTTCGTCATTTAGAGAAGCAAGTACCAGACTCATTGGCTTACCTTGTAGATGATTGGTTTAAAGAAATTACTTTGTATGACTTTAGACTTCAAGAAGCAACAGTTAGTAAAACAGCTGATGAAAAGTTTAGGGTAAAAATGAAAATTGATGCCTCAAAGCTAAAAGCTGATTCGCTTGGTACTGAAAATGAAGTTCCGATTAATGATTGGGTTGATATTGGGGTTTATGCCGATGCTGATGAAGAAAAACTACTTTACTTCGAAAGAGTAAAAGTTGATCAGAAAGAGCAGTTCTTTGAGTTTACTGTCAATGAAAAGCCACTTAAAGCAGCTATTGATCCTCGTAGATTACTGATCGAAAGAGTAATCAAAGACAATGTCAAATCTTTAGAGGAAGTTGATTCTGAAAAAGAAGATTTACTCGCAAAATCTGAATAACCAACTCATTTATAGATAAATGAAGCCCGATTAGTAATTGTACTGATCGGGCATTTTTTATTATAATAAATTTAGAGATAGCAAGATTTAAAGATTGATTAGCATTCAATCTATATTTTTAAGTATTGATCTCTTCAACTTTTGCTAAAAATGAAATTATAGTAAACTTTCTGACTTTACTTTTCACTTGTCCCAAATGTTTACCTATTTCGGATAAATCTATTTCAAACTTTTTGATTATGAATACTAAAAAACTTTACACCCTTACACACCTAACTATTGCATCAATTTTCGTTACACTTCTTACCCTTGGTTCTTGTCAAAAGAAACAAGAAACTGCAACTGAGGCAAAGACCGAAACTGTAGAAGAAGTTGTAACTGAAGAAGTAAAAGAAGAAGCTACTACTCCTGAAACTAAAGCAGTTGCGGCACCACAAAAAACACAAGTGAGTGCTAGTACTTCTAAAGAATCAACTTCTACTTCTGTGACAGCAGAATCTCCTGAAGTAAAAGAAATCAAAGCTGAACCTAAGGTATTTACACTTGCCTCAGGCGGTATGATTGATGTAAAATTGGATGGAGAACTTTCTACTGATTCGGTAAAAGTAGGTAACGTCTTTAGTGCACTCGTTACAAAAGATGTTGTTGCAGATGATGCAACAGTTATCCCTGCTGGTTCGGTCGTAAAAGGAGAAATTACCAAAGTTAAGAATGAGAAAAAACTAGGTGGAAAATCTCACATTGAGCTTACACTTAAAACGGTTACACTAAGCGGAGCTGATTATGCACTTGTAACAAAAGCGCTTTACTTTGAGGGCAAAAATAAAATTGGTAAAACAGCTCTTAATGCTGGTGTAGGTGCTGCTGCTGGTGCTTTAGCTGGTAACTTGGGTAGTAAAAAAGGAAACAAAACTAAAGGAACTCTTATTGGTGCCGCTGCTGGTGCTGCTGCTGGTGTTGGTGCTACAGCTCTTGGCAAAAAAGGTTCTTATACATTGGAAAGCGGAATGGAATTGTCTTTCGAACTTACTGACAATGTAGAAATCACGATGTAATTTCTTATTTCGTTATTTCCATAAAAAATCCCTAGCCCAAAACTGAGCTAGGGATTTTTTTCTATTTCATTCGTTCTTTCAACTTCACATAAGCAAAGGAGGCAACCAAGAGCAATACTCCCAGGCCAATAAATACCATTATCTTTTGTGGCATCGCTAAATCAATAGTATCATAGAATACCACCTTCAATAAGGTACTTGCAAAAAATCCGATTGAAATCTTTACAAATAACTTATCTGCTGATCTCAAATAAATAAATATAAGTACGATTGCATTTAAACCTAAAAAGAGGGTAAACAATGCACCAAATGCATCGAAGTGGAATCGTTCTAACAAAGTCAGTACTGAAGATATGAGCTGCAACTGAAGTACTATAAAAGTCCAAGGAAAATGCTTACGCAAACTATCTTCTAAAGCTCTCTGATAAACCGAGTACATGTAGTATACATAAACGACCAATAGTACTGTATATAAAATAGGTATCCATATACTGTTAGAGAAGAGAACAACTGCACTAAACAAACCAAATACACTTGCCAAAGCATAATTCCAGTGTTCTGTAGCTTTAAATACAGCTACATACTTATTTGTATATAACATAGCTAAGAGGCTCATTGAGATTCCTATTCCTATCCAAGCCTCCGTATTGTTGTCAAATTGCCATACTGAGAGTAATACAATTACTAAATAAGGTGTGAGTATTTGTAGAAAACGATAATAAGATTTCTCTAGCTTTTCAGCATTGTATCCTTTTTCAAATAAAATAAGTGAAACCAGTACCAACGAAAGAACTAAATAGTTTAGCTCATTTTTGAATGGGAATAAATAACATACACCTACGAATAGAATATATACCTCGGTTTTTATCGCTCTATATTTCACTTTTTTAGCGATTGCATACGGTATTAATATAGATATACTAGCAACTACACTCAACCATTCAGGATAATGCCTATAAACTGATTTTATAATAGCAACTGGAATAAGTAAGAAAAAGGCTCCCCACAAATGATATAGAATGGTATAAAGCTCACTTTTCTTATCCATTTTCATGAGCTGATAAATCATTCTTAAGCCCCACAAACTTAAGAAACACTCAATCATTGCAAACTTTCCATACATCAACTGTCCTGCAAAGTAAGCGTGCCCTACTGTCATGGCTGAATTTGTAATCCCAATTCCTAGTACAGCCAATGAAGTCAGTGATAAATATGCCGTATACTTATTTTTGAAATATTTATGCCATCCAAACATACCTACTGCTTGAATTGGAGCTAATACACAAGCCCACATTCCCATGAATTGGAAGGCTACTACATTAAAGACGATAATTGCCCAAAGTGGTATGATTTCTTTCGTGACCTTAAACCAAACTTGCTCATCTCCTTCCAGTTCATTTTTTTTCCACTCAATCACTCTCCAAACAATCGTTAGTAAGAGCCCAAGTGCAAAGAAATTATAGAAACTATCTTGTGCTAAGCCCAACTCCCAATTGGTCACTAATGCTGAACTCTGGTAAAGTAATTTCCCAACAGCAAAAAGAAACAGTAACCACGCTTCTTTTCGTAAAGCCTTCATTTGGAAAGTAAAACCGAAAATCATGAGCAGTACGGCTTCCAATCCCCAGAAAAAGCCCATCATACTATGCTCAAACAAGGCAGGTATTGCCAAGCCTACAAAAGTAGAAATAATTGTGAGTAAGGCTACTTTTATTCGGTTATCAAGTCTGCTCCACAAGAACTTTAAACCTATACCAAAAACAGCTGCATTTCCTAAATATAAAAGTCCTAAAATGAACTGTTGTTCGATCAGACTCTGATACAAATTGAACAGTAAAAAGCCTAAAGATCCACAGAGAACTAACAGATCAGTAGTTTTCCAATTGTATTTTAACTTCCCTTTTTCAAAAACTACAAAGAAGAAAAAGAGGTAAGCAAACAGATGGTCATAAGCAACAAATAATAACTGATTTGGTCGCTGCTCAAATACCGAATATTCTAATAGAAATACTGAATTCAGAAATGCTAAATAAAAGAGTCCTCGCCATGCTATTCGTTCTGAAATTAGAATTGCACCTAAGGTTAAAAACCACAAGTATAAAAAGTACAATTGCCCATTTTCTGTAGAGGATAAATAAAATGGCGCATAAGCACCTCCAAACAAGAATAATACAGCTATGATTTTCGCTTCCAGTCTAAGTGCTAAGAACACTCCAAGTCCTGTATTCAGCACTACCAAAATAAAGCCTAAGAGGCTGGATGACAAAGAAGGAAACTCTCCTAATCCACTCATAAAGTAGATCATAAGATAATTGAGGGCTAAGCCTAAGCCCACCAAAGCAGAGCCAAAATCTTCATACTTTTGATCTCTGAAAAATAATCGAAATCCAACTACAATCACGGCTACTCCCGATAAGAACCCGCTACCAACTTTCACGACCTCTGCCCATTTCCCAAATTTAGGTAAAGCATATTGCATGAGGTATCCAAAACCAAATAACATGGCAACAACCCCTGCCAAAGTCATAAAGAGAATCGGTAGCTTCCCTTCTTTCTTATATCGAAAATAAATACCCGATAATAGCCCGAACGCTTCTGAGATAGGAGCTAACCAAGGCAATACATTTTTCCACTCAAATGTTGATTGCTCTCTTACTTCAGACTCAACTTCCGCTACTCTTTCTTCTTCCTTGTCTTCAATCGGAGGTGGAGTTACTGCTATATTTTGAGGCTTTACTTTTCGTATTTCTTCATTTCTCCGATCCGCAAGGGTAAGCTCTAGTTGCTCTTCTTCTTTAGGGACAAAAGCTGCCTTCTCTTTTTCAAGCTGATTTAAATAGAAACCTCTAAGCGTACTGAGTTCTTTACGAAGTTCAACCATTTTGGTATTTAACTCACGCTCCAAAACCCGTTGTTTATTACTTACATTTTCTAAGGCATCAGCATAGGCCATCAATGGTTTCCCACATGATCTGCATAAAAAAACATCTGCTTCATTTTGCGTTCCACATGCAGTACATTCATTCATCATAAGCTAAAAAATTTAGTCTTTCTCCTCATTCTCAAAAAGTAAAGAATCTGGAGTATATCGTGGAAGTTATAAACATAAATTGAATTGACAAAAGACAAAACAGGATGTAAACCTCCTAAATCATGTTAGAGATAGGCATTCTGAATATAAACATTGTTAAATACAGCAAGAGATCACATCTCTTTTGGAGTATTAACTGTCTTAAGAAAAAACAGGATTAAGACCATACAACATACCAACGAATATGAAAAAGAACTTATCAATACTATTACTATGCTTAATGCCCTTCTTTGTTTGGGCACAAGAGCGTCATTCATCTGACCCTATGATAAAAGTAGAAGGCTATGCTACCGTAAAACAAGTACCCAAACTGATGAACATTAATATCACTATCAGTCAAGAAGATATTGCCTACGATATGGCTGTACAGAAGGTACAAGAGAAGCTCAGCAAAATGAAAGAGAATTTTAAGAATGCGAGCTTAGATGAAGAACTAATTAAAGCTACTTCATTCAGAGTAGATGAGCGTTTTGAGTATCGTGATGGAAAGAGAAAATTGATGGGCTATAATGCAGTCATGGATCTTTCTGTAAAAACAGAATACAATGCACAGACAAGCTACAAGGCTGTAGCCGCACTTACAGAAGATAAAGAATTTGTACGTTTTAGTATTGGTTTTGAGCTTTCTGATGATCAAAAAACAGCTTTAAAAGAAGAAGCTTTGAAAAAAGCAGTAGCAGACGCAAAAGCAAAAGCACAAATTCTGGCAGAAGCTGCAGGAGCTAAACTTGGAGACTTAAACAGCATAAGATACGGACATACAGACGAACACTATAGACCTTCTCCTCGTGCCTTTGCCAAAGGTGAAGTAATGGCTATGGAAGCTCAGTCTGCAAATATGGGTGGAAATCTAGAATTGAACCCAAAAGAGATCGAAATCTCGAATAGAGTAATGATGAAATGGGAAATTGAAGACTAACAAACTTAAACACACTTTAATAAAACAGTATATTTAAATTTCTTCTTTCTCTTAGTAAGCCTCCTTTCTAATTTTTAGAATTGGGGGCTTTTGCTTTTCCTATTTATCTCTAAAAAATAAAGCTCAAATCAGTTACGATCCGAGCTTTTTAAATTTCATAAGACTAGAGATTTGAACAGATTAAATTACTCATCTTAACCATTCTCCCCTTCATCAAGAGTTCTGTCATAAGCCGTTCGTTTCTCAGTATCTGAAAGCACTTTGTAAGCATTTTCAATTTCTAGAAACTGTTGCTTTTCTGAAGCCCCTAACTCTCCATCAATCCTCAATTGATCAAACTTGAGTAAGAAACCAATATAAGCTTCCTTAACTTCTTCTGATGCACATCCCCGCCTAAGCCCTAAAAGCCTATAATAGTCTGCATTCATTTTAGTTAAAAAATTTAGTTTTATAACCCTTCTTTTAAATTCTAAAAAAAATCCATAACAACCTATAAAATCAACAAAAATTAATTTGAATTTAACATTGTGCTATCGAATCAAAATCATAAATAGAAATATGGTTTTCAGTATCTACAGGGATTTTTATTCTATTCTATACAATCTCCGACTCTATGATTTTGGAACTTGTACTTTCTTATCGAAATATTGAAAAACTTCTATATTTTAAGTAAAACTAATGCCAATTACATCTACACTTTTTGAAGAACAACTAACTTAAACAGTCGATAATTAACATTAACCCAAACCTTCATGAAGTACCCAAAACTTCAAACTATATACCTAATCGTAGCTAGTGCTCTCTTCTTTGTTTCTTGTTACCCCGATGAACCCGATAATATTTCAGAGCTTGACATTGTAGGGACTACTTTTGATCCCGAATACGATTTTTCAGAAATAGAAACCTACTTCCTTCCAGATTCAGTAGTTCATATCGAAGACTTGACACGTTCGTCTAACAATGTGAATATCACTCGTGATATTGATGATGTCATCTTAGAGACAGTCAAAGAAAATTTAGATGCTCTCGGCTATATGGAGTTAGAAACAGAAGATACTTCTCAGGTGGATGTTGTCATTCAAGTTTCAGCCTTTTCAACCACTAATACCAGTATTTTTGATCCTTATGATTGGTGGGGATATTGGGGATGGTACCCAGGCTGGGGTGGTTATCCTGGCTATGGTCCGGGTTGGGGCTATTTCTATCCTTGGGGACCTCCTATTATTTACTCTTACAGCACAGGAACAGTACTCATCGAGATGGTTGATCCTAATAACCCAATGACCAATGATGAAGAAGTGCCTTTGGTTTGGCTTGCCGCTATCAATGGACTGCTCAGTAGTAATCCTGGCTCAAACCAAAACAGAGTCGTCAATGCAATCAACCAAGCTTTCGAACAATCTCCTTACCTCAATGACTGATCTTAGTTATGAAAAATATAATTAGATATACCCTTATTACTTTCTGTCTGGCTTTCAGCATTCAGAATAGTTCTGCTCAGATGTATAGTTCTTTGACTTATGATGTTTCCTTCCCTCTCAGTCATGAAGTCATTGACTTTATTGACGATACGAGTTGGAGAGGTTTTACATTCAAGGTTGGTGGAGAAATCACAGAAAATATAGGTGCAGGTATTTATTCTGGCTGGTATGTGTTTAATGAAAAAGTAAGGGGAGAACAGATCACAACAGATATAAGTACACTATCGGGCGTTCAATTCCGCTACATTAATATTGTTCCAATTATGGCTGATGTTCACTACAGAATGGCTAACTCTGGCGATTGGACTCCATACGGTTCTTTAGGAATTGGTACATACTTCTTCAAGCACACTACAGATGTTGGTATTCTGAGAATAAGCGATGACGAATGGCATTTTGGGTTGGCTCCTGAAGTTGGTGTTGCTTATCATTTAAGAGAGAATAGTCATCTGCTTCTTAGTATCAGATATAATCATGCATTTCCTACAAAGGATTGGAATACACAATCTTTCTTTCAAATAAATGTAGGTCTGATGTGGTCTGAGTGGTAAGACACATGTTTGATGTTACGCTATTTTTTTTTCATTTTAGTATAAATGAAATATAGGTATTGATTTTCAATTCTATAGTCATTTTTCATTTACCCAAATACTAAATCTGATGAAAAATAGATTCCTTAAATCACTAATTCTACTAATTATTAGCTTTCTACCTATCCGATGCACCAACTGCAATTGTGATAATGAGTATAGATATTTTGACATCACCGATATGAGTGCTGTTCAGTATAATGTAAACGATCAAAGTGGTTTTCAAACCATATCAAATGGACAAACCGTAAACATTACAGACTTCAGAATCGGTTATAAATTCGACACAGAACTACTTAGCGCTATTCAAGCTCGATCTTTCAGTTTAACTCAAGAAGTATTTGCATGTGACTGTTATGCTATTGAGCGCTCTAAGGAAGAACGTTTTGTATCCCTATCATTTATCACAAACTATGATTTTGATGAGAATCATCAAGCGGGTTCTAGCATCAATGACCTCCTTCAAAATGGCTCCTTAAACTTAGAAGAGTATTTAAATTATACTGAACCCATAGTTTTTAAAGAAGATATATTCGAGTTAAAAAGTCCTCCTACTCTTTCAAACAAATTTAAATTCACAGTGATAGCGACTCTTAGTAATGGAGAAATTTATAGCTCAGAAAGTGAAGAAGTTACAATTCAAGCAGAATAAAAAAAGCCTTTGGAAGTATGATTAAAATCCAAAGGCTTTTCTCTTTTAAAAGATCATAGCAACTACTTACTATCTTTCTTTGATGAACTTCCTAATGAAAAATTTATAGGCACAACCATTTTCTGCTTAACAGGCTTTCCTCTCTGAAACCCTGGTTTCCATTTAGGACTCATCCTTATCACTCTTTCAGCTTCTGCATCACAACCTGCGCCAATCCCTCTTACAGTCTTAACATCAGTCACACTTCCATCTTTATCTATTATAAATTGAATGTAAACCTTCCCTTCTACTCCCATACGACGAGCCTCTTGAGGATATTTCAGATTCCTTCCTACCCAGTATAAAAATGCTGTAACACCTCCTTCAAATGAGGCAGGGTCTTCTACTATTTCAAAAACCTCGTCTAGTGTTTCTTCTTCTACTTCAAATTCCTCAAAGTTTTCCTCTTTTTCTTTTAGGGCAAATCCTCTTGCCTCAAGTTTCTTATCCGGAATTAGAAATTCGATTTTTGTTGTTTGTTTCTGAGCTACAGCCTTACCATTTAATTGAGCAGGCACCCACTTAGGACTACCACTTAGTAATCTAACAGCTTCCTCATCACAACCATGCCCTAAACTTTCATCAATCACAATGTTTTTGATTGAACCATCTTTATCTACCACAAATTCAAGTTTTACATTTCCTTGAATCTTCGCATCTCTAGCTTCTTGGGGATATTCAAGGTTATCCTTAAAGTATTGGTACAGTTCTAAAAAACCACCTTTGAAATGTGCAGGTTGATCGACATCCTTATAAACAATAGATGGTGTATTTTGTGAAAAAGCTATACTTGGAATCAAGCACAGGAATAAAAAAATTAATTCTTTTCGCATCTTAAAATGAATAATAGTTGAATACTAATGAGTTAGAGTCAAGTTAGATAAAACACAGATTAGTTTCAATTATTTGAAGACATTCCTTAGTTTCGCTGACTTACACAACAAACATCTTTTTGATCTCACAGATACTTATGACAAAATATACAACACTATACCTTTTCTTTTTACTTGCACTTATAGGCTGTGGACAATCTTCTGACACAGATTTTAGCACTCGCTTTGAAAAATCTGAAGGGAAAGAAACAGCAACCTACAATGAAACAATCGAGTACTTTGAGAAATTAGCTGATACAAGTCCATTTGTCAAATTACAGACCTTTGGTACTACCGATGCGGACAAACCTTTACACCTTGCTATTTTTGATTTCGATCAAGATTTCAACTTCAAAAAAAGCAGGACAAAGAAAAAAGCAATCGTCTTTATCAATAATGGGATACATCCTGGAGAACCAAGTGGTATAGATGCGTCTATGCTTTTCTATAGAGAATTAATCCAAAATGATTCTCTACGTCAGCAATTAAAAGATATCGTTATTGCTTCTGTTCCGATCTACAATATTGGTGGAGCTTTTAACCGTAGCAGTTTCAGTAGAGCAAATCAGCAAGGGCCAGATGCTTATGGTTTTAGAGGTAACAGTAGAAATTTCGATCTGAATAGAGATTTCATTAAGCTTGACTCTGAAAATGCAAAGACATTCACACGAATCTACCAACTTATTCAACCCGATGTTTTCTTAGATACACATACCAGTAATGGTGCCGATTACCAGCACATCATGACGCTGCTTACAGGACAAATCGAAAAAATGGGTGAAGATGTAGGTAGCTATGTGCGATCAACTTTTGAGCCTTTATTATATCAAGAAATGCATGAAAAGGGTTTTCCTATGGTTCCTTACGTCCATTCTTTGGGTAAAACTCCAGATACAGGAATTACTGCTTTTTACGATTCACCTAGATATTCGACTGGATATTCAGCGACATTTCATGCGCTTTCTTTTATCACAGAAACACATATGCTGAAAACTTACAAGCAGCGAGTTGATGCGACTTATGCTTTTATTGAAACTCTAATAAAAACTACTGCAACTGAAAAAGAGACGATCAAAAGTCTTAGAGAGAAAGCAATTACAAAGGCTAAAACTGCAGATGAATTTACCTTGCATTGGGAAATTGATACAAGTCGTTATGACATGATTCCATTTAAAGGCTATACAGCTAAGTATAAACCAAGTCTAATTAGTGGAAAAGAACGTTTATACTACGATCGAAATGAGCCTTGGGAAAAAGAAATTCCATACTATAGCTATTACACGCCTGTACAAAAGATAAAGACACCTAAAGCCTACATTATTCCAAAAGCGTGGAAAGAAGTTATCAGAAGGTTGCAAGTCAACAAGGTTAAAATGAGTCCAATTTCAGAGGATACAACTATGATGGTCACAGCTTACAGAATAGCCGACTTGAATACTGTAAAATCTCCTTTCGAGGGTCATTACTTGCATTATCAGACTAAAACTGAAACTATTCAAACGGAGATTTCTTTCAAAAAAGGAGATTGGCTTATCCCTCTGAACCAAGACCGTAATCGTTTCATTGTAGAAGTTTTAGAGCCTTCTGCCCCAGATTCTTATTTCAATTGGAATTTCTTTGACACTATTTTACAGCAAAAAGAATGGTATTCTTCTTATGTTTTTGAAGATTTGGCGGTACAATATTTAGAAGAGCATCCAGAAATCAGGGCTAAACTTGAAGCCAAAAAACTTGAAGACCCTGCCTTTGCTGAAAATGGTGCTTCTCAACTTTATTTTGTTTATAAACAAACACCTTATTACGAAAAAGAGCATTTAAGATATCCTATTTTCAGAGTAGAAAAAGAAGCACTAGCATTATAAAATTTGAAAACGGCATAAATCAGTTTTATGCCGTTTTCTTTTTAGCAAAAAGCTGCTATTCGTTCTATAAACCAAAAAAATGCAACTGAACCAATCATATAGGCAGGTATCTTTTTTACCATTAAAGACACATTTGATAGTCGATTAAACAGCCCAAAAACAGCTAGCATTACAGATACAAAAGCAATCTGTCCTAGCTCAACACCGATATTAAAACACGCAAGTGCTACAGGTATTTCTACTTGAGGAAGCCCCACTTCGTGTAAAGCACTCGCAAAGCCCAAACCATGCAATAATCCAAAAGTGAAAGCTACTAACCAAGGTGACTTACTTGTCAAACTTTCTTTACCTTCTAAATTTTTTATTAACTCAACAGCTAAGAATACGATACTTAAAGCGATGACTGCCTCAACAGGTGGAGTGGGAATATAGATAACGCCCAAAACAGCTAAAGTTAAGGTAAAACTATGAGACAAAGTAAAAGCTGTTATCGCTCCCAATAGCTTTTTGAACCGTTTACAAATCAGCAATAGGGCTAACACAAATAACAAGTGATCTATCCCTAACAAAATATGTTCGACACCCAATACTGTATAAGTCTCGGCTAGCTGTAGAGTACTTGCCGTCCCTTTTATCAATCCAGTATCTTGATCTGCTTGTAGCATCATTGTACTTCGCTCTCCATTCAGGTACTCGACACTGACCAATACAT encodes the following:
- a CDS encoding DnaJ domain-containing protein; translated protein: MNADYYRLLGLRRGCASEEVKEAYIGFLLKFDQLRIDGELGASEKQQFLEIENAYKVLSDTEKRTAYDRTLDEGENG
- a CDS encoding DUF4136 domain-containing protein, translating into MKYPKLQTIYLIVASALFFVSCYPDEPDNISELDIVGTTFDPEYDFSEIETYFLPDSVVHIEDLTRSSNNVNITRDIDDVILETVKENLDALGYMELETEDTSQVDVVIQVSAFSTTNTSIFDPYDWWGYWGWYPGWGGYPGYGPGWGYFYPWGPPIIYSYSTGTVLIEMVDPNNPMTNDEEVPLVWLAAINGLLSSNPGSNQNRVVNAINQAFEQSPYLND
- a CDS encoding SIMPL domain-containing protein; this encodes MKKNLSILLLCLMPFFVWAQERHSSDPMIKVEGYATVKQVPKLMNINITISQEDIAYDMAVQKVQEKLSKMKENFKNASLDEELIKATSFRVDERFEYRDGKRKLMGYNAVMDLSVKTEYNAQTSYKAVAALTEDKEFVRFSIGFELSDDQKTALKEEALKKAVADAKAKAQILAEAAGAKLGDLNSIRYGHTDEHYRPSPRAFAKGEVMAMEAQSANMGGNLELNPKEIEISNRVMMKWEIED
- a CDS encoding DUF2339 domain-containing protein; the protein is MMNECTACGTQNEADVFLCRSCGKPLMAYADALENVSNKQRVLERELNTKMVELRKELSTLRGFYLNQLEKEKAAFVPKEEEQLELTLADRRNEEIRKVKPQNIAVTPPPIEDKEEERVAEVESEVREQSTFEWKNVLPWLAPISEAFGLLSGIYFRYKKEGKLPILFMTLAGVVAMLFGFGYLMQYALPKFGKWAEVVKVGSGFLSGVAVIVVGFRLFFRDQKYEDFGSALVGLGLALNYLMIYFMSGLGEFPSLSSSLLGFILVVLNTGLGVFLALRLEAKIIAVLFLFGGAYAPFYLSSTENGQLYFLYLWFLTLGAILISERIAWRGLFYLAFLNSVFLLEYSVFEQRPNQLLFVAYDHLFAYLFFFFVVFEKGKLKYNWKTTDLLVLCGSLGFLLFNLYQSLIEQQFILGLLYLGNAAVFGIGLKFLWSRLDNRIKVALLTIISTFVGLAIPALFEHSMMGFFWGLEAVLLMIFGFTFQMKALRKEAWLLFLFAVGKLLYQSSALVTNWELGLAQDSFYNFFALGLLLTIVWRVIEWKKNELEGDEQVWFKVTKEIIPLWAIIVFNVVAFQFMGMWACVLAPIQAVGMFGWHKYFKNKYTAYLSLTSLAVLGIGITNSAMTVGHAYFAGQLMYGKFAMIECFLSLWGLRMIYQLMKMDKKSELYTILYHLWGAFFLLIPVAIIKSVYRHYPEWLSVVASISILIPYAIAKKVKYRAIKTEVYILFVGVCYLFPFKNELNYLVLSLVLVSLILFEKGYNAEKLEKSYYRFLQILTPYLVIVLLSVWQFDNNTEAWIGIGISMSLLAMLYTNKYVAVFKATEHWNYALASVFGLFSAVVLFSNSIWIPILYTVLLVVYVYYMYSVYQRALEDSLRKHFPWTFIVLQLQLISSVLTLLERFHFDAFGALFTLFLGLNAIVLIFIYLRSADKLFVKISIGFFASTLLKVVFYDTIDLAMPQKIMVFIGLGVLLLVASFAYVKLKERMK
- a CDS encoding ABC transporter permease/M1 family aminopeptidase, with protein sequence MFLEIFLKEVKGGLKQPMVYVFIFVLGLLSTAAVVSDSVMIGGSAGAVFRNAPHIVTFYISILSIFGILASTAFFNNAALRDFNNQFNEILFSTPIKKSAYFWGRFLGAFFLATLPYLGVYLAFIIGKELGPVAGWMPAERFGPTPWKAFLNTYLLFVLPNTLFAGSLVFALASKFRSTLISFGGALFILMGYAIGLSLMSDIENETMAALVDMFAVSTFTHVSRYFTTVEKNTTVVAFEGLMLYNRLIWTSIGLLITVLAYITFSPKARNIGKKSKKEEVIDSVADQISKPNVLPRFGTSLTWLQWKSIFAINFRSMIKSNLMKILSIYVLIEFIANVWGGFEYFGLQSYPVTYKMLSVIQTSISILFAVSMVFYSGELVWRDREAKLNEVIDATPHNSFISLSAKAFALISMLSVILIGMIFFAAGYQLINGYTRFEFDVYFTVLFLDTFPGFMIWIFVCILIQVLVNHKYIAYFVSILIMFGSEILMSVFDVQSRMIDIGSAPNITYSDISGLGPGLSSTIWFTIYWVLFGLLALFKAGFFWNRGTTKTFPVRIKLAVQQMKGGNAIAFYGLSVLWIGVASFVYYNTQVLNPYDTTDQREQSQVDYEKEYKKYTDLPIPSLTDVTYHIDIFPHQRDVFVKADLKLVNKQENPIDTLLYVYSDDWKPTFEIPNSKEIFHNEDDGVIMFQLDQTLEQGDTIDLVLKTEYVTEGFQNGRGNTSIVKNGTFINNLTILPKLGYYEGIEISDKNKRKKYDLPEKEQMPELQADCSETCLRNYLSNGRSDWVNAQTFISTSDDQIAVAPGSLVKEWTKEGRKYYHYKVDHPSLDFASFVSAQFEVKKKKWNDVDIEIYYDKDHGQNVDVMIDAVERSLIYYSENFAPYEHKQARIIEFPRYSTFAQAFPGTMPYSEAFGFIINLEDETENNVIDAVIAHEMAHQWWAHQEIGAEMEGGTMLTEAFAEYSSLMVMKSISDDMKMKKFLKYDFNRYLRGRSSEVEKEKPLYKANSDQGYIHYGKGSVVLYALQDYIGEENVNLALRDFLGEFRYKEPPYPTSLDFLRHLEKQVPDSLAYLVDDWFKEITLYDFRLQEATVSKTADEKFRVKMKIDASKLKADSLGTENEVPINDWVDIGVYADADEEKLLYFERVKVDQKEQFFEFTVNEKPLKAAIDPRRLLIERVIKDNVKSLEEVDSEKEDLLAKSE